The following proteins are encoded in a genomic region of Montipora foliosa isolate CH-2021 chromosome 8, ASM3666993v2, whole genome shotgun sequence:
- the LOC137968070 gene encoding vesicular inhibitory amino acid transporter-like, giving the protein MADTCTVPSQLQNTRPGSVEEIALDPSISEATIVPLGEKADLLRKEPAARDNLLSLGLTKTNLSQSLKKLHSATISLIERPSNDRRANAFLAGWNVTNLIQGTGILGIPYAVKKGGWAAVASIFVCGFLCCYTGKLLIDCLYRESKSTGQPKRVRVNYPEIGEAVWPRLGNKIVSVVQVCEMSGIAVTYITLLASIFFDFFHSKTSLDIYHWTVIVGCFVLPGLFVTRVSLIAWISMISVFSLFCAILTIIIYCITQYKEMTLSNMPDFQLNSFLVGFGIIVFSFTAHAVFPGVEASMRHPEQYPTMLNIAFANSTITKLALGMLGVLRYGHNLNQSVTLNLKNSATFYILSNTFVVANVVLAFPLVMFVVLETWDTKMLPFFPHLAKGTSWHWFWLFLTRPVLFTFGLFLAITVPHFGLVMGFVGSLTGTSLCFIFPSVFHLKLKWSQLAWYQIIIRIAIAVFGIVCGILGATFTAVELYNVSKQLSH; this is encoded by the coding sequence ATGGCCGATACATGTACAGTCCCTTCACAGTTGCAGAACACACGACCCGGAAGTGTCGAAGAGATCGCTTTGGATCCATCGATATCGGAAGCAACTATTGTTCCCTTGGGAGAGAAGGCAGACTTGCTCAGGAAAGAACCCGCAGCCAGGGACAATCTTCTCAGTCTTGGACTTACAAAGACGAATCTATCGCAAAGTTTGAAGAAATTGCACTCGGCAACAATTTCCTTGATAGAGAGGCCGTCAAATGACAGACGCGCTAACGCTTTTCTTGCCGGATGGAATGTTACAAACCTTATTCAAGGAACAGGAATTTTGGGAATTCCCTACGCCGTCAAGAAGGGCGGATGGGCCGCCGTCGCTTCTATTTTCGTCTGTGGGTTTCTATGTTGTTACACTGGAAAGCTGTTAATCGATTGTCTCTACAGAGAGTCGAAAAGCACCGGACAGCCGAAGAGAGTCCGAGTCAATTACCCGGAAATTGGCGAAGCAGTGTGGCCACGATTGGGGAATAAGATTGTGAGCGTTGTTCAAGTTTGTGAAATGTCAGGAATAGCAGTGACTTACATTACCCTTCTGGCATCCATattttttgatttctttcacaGCAAGACCTCCCTAGATATCTATCACTGGACTGTGATAGTGGGATGTTTTGTCCTGCCAGGGTTATTCGTCACTCGGGTCTCGTTGATTGCCTGGATCAGCATGATCTCTGTCTTTTCGCTCTTTTGTGCTATTCTGACCATAATAATCTACTGCATCACGCAATATAAGGAGATGACCCTTAGCAACATGCCAGATTTTCAGTTGAACTCCTTCCTCGTAGGCTTTGGCATTATAGTTTTTAGCTTCACTGCCCATGCTGTGTTCCCCGGGGTGGAAGCCAGCATGAGACATCCCGAGCAATACCCCACCATGTTAAATATTGCATTCGCCAACTCGACCATCACTAAACTTGCTCTCGGAATGTTAGGGGTACTACGCTATGGACACAATCTAAACCAATCGGTGACGCTAAACCTCAAAAACAGTGCAACGTTCTACATCTTATCAAACACCTTTGTAGTCGCTAACGTCGTGCTTGCATTCCCGTTGGTCATGTTTGTTGTTTTGGAGACTTGGGACACCAAAATGCTTCCTTTTTTCCCGCACTTGGCTAAAGGAACAAGCTGGCACTGGTTTTGGCTGTTCTTGACTAGACCCGTACTCTTCACATTTGGCTTGTTTCTTGCCATCACTGTTCCCCATTTCGGCCTTGTTATGGGTTTTGTAGGCAGTTTGACTggtaccagcttgtgttttatCTTCCCCAGTGTTTTCCATTTGAAGTTAAAGTGGAGCCAATTAGCTTGGtaccaaataataattagaaTTGCAATAGCGGTTTTTGGAATTGTCTGTGGCATTCTTGGAGCTACATTTACTGCTGTTGAATTGTACAACGTAAGCAAACAATTGTCTCACTGA
- the LOC137968071 gene encoding vesicular inhibitory amino acid transporter-like — MDSETAVAALSFNKSPGQDGEAISLHKPAFGSLGEESPLLCALDDDVASTLKKASFAESVRKLGGASLTVSALERPSDDRRASAWLAGWNVTNLIQGTGILGVPYAVMMGGWASVAIIVIVAAICCYTGKLLVECLYVESKRTGQLKRAYVNYPEVGEAAWPGWGNKIVSVVQVCEMYGGVIMYIVLLATVFSDILQEKVPFDIYQWAVICAYVALPGIFITRVSVIAWISMISVFALLSSIATIIIYCITEYRDMAISNIPPFDPQKFPIGFGVIVFSYCAHAVFPGVEGSMREPKQFPMMMNSAFSLAGVVKVLLGLLAVLRFGKQTNQVITVNMANSPVFNIVATALVVTNVFLAFPLCMFVVLETWDNKLLPYFPHLGRDSKHHWFWLVLTRTLLLTFALFLAVIVPHFGLLMGFVGSFTDIFDEPIDTRD, encoded by the exons ATGGACAGTGAAACGGCAGTTGCAGCTCTGTCCTTCAACAAGTCACCTGGACAAGACGGCGAAGCGATCTCCTTACACAAACCGGCTTTCGGGTCCTTGGGTGAGGAATCACCTCTCCTGTGTGCTCTAGATGATGACGTTGCATCGACCTTGAAGAAAGCAAGCTTCGCGGAGAGCGTGCGAAAACTCGGTGGTGCATCTCTGACTGTTTCAGCCTTGGAACGACCATCGGATGATAGGCGCGCTTCAGCTTGGCTCGCTGGCTGGAACGTCACGAATCTTATCCAGGGAACCGGTATCCTCGGAGTGCCTTACGCTGTGATGATGGGCGGTTGGGCCTCTGTAGCCATCATCGTGATAGTAGCTGCTATTTGCTGCTACACCGGCAAGCTTCTGGTGGAATGTCTCTACGTGGAATCCAAACGTACAGGCCAGTTAAAGCGCGCGTACGTAAATTACCCCGAAGTCGGAGAAGCCGCTTGGCCCGGATGGGGGAACAAAATCGTTAGCGTTGTTCAAGTGTGTGAAATGTATGGGGGCGTGATCATGTACATTGTGCTGCTAGCCACGGTGTTCAGCGACATTCTTCAGGAAAAGGTTCCCTTTGATATCTACCAGTGGGCAGTTATCTGCGCGTACGTTGCACTACCTGGAATCTTCATCACGCGAGTGTCGGTAATCGCGTGGATCAGTATGATATCTGTTTTTGCTTTGCTCTCCAGTATTGCCACTATCATCATTTACTGTATTACTGAGTATCGGGACATGGCCATCTCCAATATTCCTCCTTTTGACCCGCAGAAGTTCCCCATTGGATTCGGTGTCATTGTGTTTAGCTACTGTGCTCATGCTGTGTTTCCTGGCGTTGAAGGAAGCATGCGCGAACCAAAGCAATTTCCCATGATGATGAACTCTGCTTTCAGTCTGGCAGGAGTTGTCAAGGTCTTACTTGGTTTACTGGCTGTCCTCAGATTTGGCAAACAAACCAATCAAGTCATCACAGTCAACATGGCCAACAGTCCAGTCTTCAACATTGTTGCTACAGCATTGGTCGTCACCAATGTTTTCCTGGCCTTTCCTCTCTGCATGTTCGTTGTTTTGGAAACATGGGATAACAAGTTGTTGCCGTATTTTCCTCACCTTGGTAGAGATAGCAAACATCACTGGTTTTGGTTGGTTTTGACACGGACCTTGCTTCTCACTTTCGCTCTGTTCCTGGCAGTCATTGTTCCTCACTTTGGTTTATTGATGGGATTTGTCGGCAGCTTCACCG ATATTTTTGATGAACCCATTGACACCCGGGACTAA